TTTAAATTTTTGCATGAGAGTCGACATAGCGAAATTCTAGTGATTTTCGCTGAGGATTTATGTGCAATCATTGGTTTAATTTTGGCACTTTTGGGCACGGCTCTGACGATGATTACTGGAAATCCAATGTTTGACGCCATCAGTGGACTTATGATTGGTCTTTTGTTGATGGCGGCTGCGATTTTCTTAACACGTGAATTTTACAGTTTGATTGTTGGTGAGCGCGTGACAGATAGTGATTTGGTGAAGATTCTGCGGCCTTTTGAGCGTTCAGAAATTGAGCGGGTCATCAATGTGAGAACCGTTCATCTGGGGCCTACGGAGATTTTGATTGCTGCTAAAATTGATTTGGTGAATGAACTTGTCTTAGAAGATTATGAGATTGTCAACCAGATTGAAGCAGAAATCCGGCGGAGTTTACCAGATAAAAAATGTTACATTTATATCGAAATTGATGAATTTGACGAGCACTATCAAAGATAATTTACTGACGGAATCGGATTAAAAGTTTCATCAGTAAAAATGAGAAAAAAATAAAAGGAGGACTATTTTTGAAAGATTACTTTAATTGTATTGAAGAAAAAATGATAAAATTCTTAACCAAAATCAGCTTTTTATCCTTGATTATTGTCGGTTTAGTCATCGTCTATCTTCTATTTCGCGAAATTTATTCGTTGATTATTTTAGCGATGCAGCCTGAAACGGGTGGGAATTACTATGATAGTTTGAAAGGAATTTTATCCTTCTTTATCTTCTTTGAATTTTTAACATTAATCATCACCTCCTTACGAAATCGTGGACACGTTTCTCTCATCTTTTTATTATCTTTGGGGATTACATCACTGATTCGACTTTTACTCACTTATCACGAGCATCTGATGGGCGTCATGTTGATTTCCAGCGCCATCCTGCTGCTGATTATAAGTGTGGTGATTTTGAAAAAATTTATTTTTCCAAATGATGACACTGATGAGCATCTCTAACCGTTTGCGTCAGTAAAAATTCTACTGACGAAACAAGAAAAAATGCTGACGGAATTTTCGTCAGCATTTTTTCTTAGAATTTTTTAAGATAAATTTTATCAATATAATGTTTTTCTGATTTATGAAGAATAACTTCGGCACGGTTGCGGGTCGGCTCAATGTATTCGCGTAAATTGACACGATTGACGCGCGCCCAAGTTTCACGGGCCAAATTAACGACTTTGTCCGCAGGCATTTTTGTAAATTGATGATAAAAATTTGTTTCGTCAGATTTTGCCAACTTTAAGAGACTGTCAAATCGTTCTAAATACCATTTCTCAATCAATTTTTCGTCAGCATCAACGTAGATTGAAAAATCGTAAAAATCGCTGATGTAAAGCATTTGATTTTGCGGATTTTGCAACACATTGATCCCTTCGACGATGAGGATGTCTGGGCTGTCGATGAGTTGATTTTGATCAGGCAAAATATCATAAGTTTCGTGCGAATAAATCGGAACTTGACATTTTTCGCCCTCCTTGACATGGTAGAGAAAATCGGTCAAGCGCTCCATATCGTAGCTTTCAGGAAAACCTTTGCGATCAAGAATACCGCGGTCTTTCAGTTCTTTTGTTGTAAAAAGAAAGCCATCCGTCGTGACCAAATCAACCGTCAACTTTGGAAAAGCACGTGAAAGAAGCACCTGAACGAGCCGTGCCGTCGTTGATTTCCCAACAGCCACAGAACCCGAAATTCCAATAATTAAAGGCGGTGTTTTCACGATTTTTTGCAAGAAAAGTCCCTTAGAAAAGCTCATATCTTCCAAGTTCTTCTTGTAGAGGCGCAGCAGGTGAACCAGCGGCAAATAGACATCTTGAACATCCTGTAAGCTAATTTCGTCGTTGAGCGAGCGGATGGATTCAAGCTCATCATGCGTCAAAGGCGCAATTGATGTTTTATAAAGGTTTTGCCAAGTTTCACGGCTAATTTCGTCAAAATTGATGAATTCATTCATGAGAAATATTTTACCACATTTTTGCTCGAAGCAGGCAAAAGAAGTCGTCTTTTTGTAAGCGGCTTAATCTATTGATAGCAGACCTAGCGAGAAATACGTAAGTGTTTACATTCGAAAAAAGACATTCAGAAAAATTTTTCGGGGCGAAAAGAAGGGTTTTGTGTTAAAATAAACCTAATGGTAAAAACAAATATGTATTATGAAGACAATCGTGATTTAGCACACGATTTGCAAAAATTGACTGTCGAACTCTTGGACTTGCCGATGCATTTCCTGACCGACCGCGGTGTTTTTTCTAAAAATGCAATTGACTACGGGTCGCGTGTCTTATTAGAAAATTATGAGCCAGAAATGGCAAAAACTTTACTTGATGTCGGCTGCGGCTACGGAACCTTGGGACTGACTCTGGCCAAAAAATTTGATTTAGCAGTGACCATGGTTGATGTCAACGGTCGGGCCTTAGAATTGTGCCAGCAAAATGCTCAAAATAATGCGGTAAGCCCTGTTGAAATCAAACGTTCTGACCGCTATGAAAACATCAGCGAAAGCTACGATGCCATCATTTCCAACCCGCCTATTCGAGCAGGAAAAGAAGTTGTGCATGGCATTTTGACAGGCGCTTTTGACCACCTGAATACAGGAGGGCATTTGACCATTGTTATTCAGAAAAAACAAGGTGCTCCCTCGGCCCAAAAGAAAATGGAAGAAGTTTTTGGAAATTGTGAAATCATTGCCAAAGATAAGGGCTACTTCATTTTACGGAGCTACAAAAAGTGAGGAAAAAATGAGGAGAATAAAATCAGTTTCAGCTACAAGTTCCATTGAAGAACTTGAACTCGAAGAATTAGTAAAGGCTTGGCCGGTCGTCAAGCAACTCCGTAGTCAGTTAACTTTGGAAAAATTTTGTGAAACCGCTACAAAAATGCCAGCTTATCGAGCATTTGTTTTCCAAGAAAATGGCACAATTCTTGCTTATGCTGGCTTTAGTGAACAACTCAATCTTTATGAAGGACATCATCTTTTTGTTTATGAACTCGTTGTTGATGCTACGAAACGCCATCGAGGGCTTGGAAAAATACTCTTAGACGAGGTGGCCAACGAAGGAAAAAAACAAGGCTGTGAACAGCTTGTCTTGACATCTGGTTTAGAAAAAGCAGCAGCACATCAATTTTATGAGAAAAAAATGAAATTAACAAAAACAAGTTTTGTTTTTAGAAAGGCTTTATAAATGAGCTATCGTATGGTTGACCTCATCCAAAAAAAACGAGAAGGCGGCGCTTTTAGCAAGCCTGAAATCAATTGGATTATTGAAAATTATGTCAGTGGTGCAGTACCTGATTATCAAATGTCAGCACTGGCTATGGCGATTTATTTTAAAGGAATGACGACAGAAGAAACAGCAGCGCTCACCATGGCGATGGTGCACTCAGGTAAAGAGTTTGATCTGAGCAGTATTGCTGGCGTTAAAGTGGATAAACATTCTACTGGCGGCGTGGGGGATAAAGTGACCTTGATTTTAGCCCCACTCGTTGCTTCATTTGGCGTTCCAGTGGCTAAAATGTCTGGGCGGGGTCTCGGGCATACCGGCGGGACTCTGGATAAATTAGAATCCATCCCCGGCTTTAATATTGAAAAAACAGAAGCAGGTTTCATTGAGCAAGTGAAGGAAACAGGAATCGCGGTTATTGGCCAATCTGATGAACTCGTCAAGGCGGATAAACTCCTCTATGCCCTGCGTGATGTGACGGCGACTGTTGATATCATCCCGCTGATTGCAAGTTCAGTCATGTCCAAAAAAATTGCTGCGGGCTCAGACGCCATCTTGCTTGATGTGACCGTCGGTGATGGAGCTTTCATGAAATCAGTAGAAGATGCGCGCGTCCTTGCTCGCACAATGGTTGATTTGGGACGCTCTGTTGGTCGCGAAACCGTTGCAGTCATCACCAATATGAGTCAACCACTTGGTTTTGCGATTGGTAATCGAAATGAAATCACAGAAGCTGTTCAGACCTTGAAAGGACAAGCACCACAGGCTTTTCAAGAATTTATTGCTGAATTAGCTCAAATTATGCTACAATTGGCAGGGGTTGAAAAGACAATCCCTGAGATTCTTGAACATCTACATAATGGGGCAGCCTATGCAAAATTTGTCGCAATGGTCAAAGCTCAAGGCGGAGACCCAAGCGCTTTTGAAAATTTGACAGCTCCTTTGAAAGTTAAAAATACATTAGAAATTCGAGCTGACAAAGCAGGTTTCATTTCTTGTGAAAAAGCATTAGGTATTGGGATTGTTGCCATGAAACTTGGCGCTGGACGCGCAACAAAAGCAGATAAAATTGACTTTGAAGCGGGTGTAACCTTAGCTAAAAAGGTTGGCGATGCTGTTGCTGTCGGTGATTTAATCGCTACGCTTTATTCCAATCAAGCCATTACTGAAGAGCTGGTTCGTGAATTTACGGATAATTTGGTCATTAGTGACGAGCAAGTTCATCAAAAAGAAATCTTAGAAATCGTTAGATAAAAATGAAAGAAGACTTAAAACTTCCAACGCCAATCATTGCCTTACAAGTGATTTTGGCTGCTTTATCTGGGGCAATTAGCAAATTATATTTGCAAAACCAAGCTTGGTTTATTCAACTCCTTGCGTTCATTGTCATCTTCTCCATTGTTTATGCACTTGTCGGGATGATTTATTTAAAAATAAAAAAATAGAAAGAATTTTAAAATGCAAATTAACAAATACATCGATCACACTATCCTTAAAGCTGACGCACCAAAGTCAAAAGTACAACAAATCATTGATGAAGCTAAAAAATATGACTTCATGAGTGTTTGTATCAACCCAACTTGGGTGAGCTATGCGGCTGAAGAATTGAAAGACACAGACGTTAAAGTCTGCACAGTCATTGGTTTCCCTCTTGGTGCAAATACTTCAGAAGTCAAAGCGTTTGAAGCGAAAAATGCGCTTGAAAATGGAGCAGATGAGATTGACATGGTTATCAACATTGGTGCTGCTAAAGCTGGAGATTGGGATCTTGTTGAAGCTGACATTGCCGCTGTTAACGCAGTCAAGGCTGATAAATTGCTCAAAGTCATCATCGAAACAAGTCTTTTGACTGATGAAGAAAAAGTCAAAGCCTGTGAAGCTTGTGTCCGTGTTGGTGTTGATTTTGTTAAAACATCAACTGGTTTTTCAACAGGTGGTGCAACAGTGGCTGATGTCAAATTGATGCGTCAAACAGTAGGGCCTGATATGGGAGTTAAAGCTTCTGGTGGCGTTCATAATTTGGCAGAAGCACAAGCGATGATTGATGCTGGCGCAACACGTTTAGGGGTGTCTGCTGGTGTGGCTATCATGGAAGGACTTACTTCGGATGCCAGCTACTAAAGAAATGATTGCAGCAGCACGTCAAGCAGCAAGTCGAGCTTATGTGCCTTATTCTCATTTCCCAGTGGGGGCTGCTTTTCATACGACTTCAGGTCAGATTATCCAAGGTTGTAATATTGAAAATGCGAGTTTTGGTCTGACGAACTGTGCG
The DNA window shown above is from Lactococcus sp. S-13 and carries:
- the psiE gene encoding phosphate-starvation-inducible protein PsiE; translated protein: MKDYFNCIEEKMIKFLTKISFLSLIIVGLVIVYLLFREIYSLIILAMQPETGGNYYDSLKGILSFFIFFEFLTLIITSLRNRGHVSLIFLLSLGITSLIRLLLTYHEHLMGVMLISSAILLLIISVVILKKFIFPNDDTDEHL
- a CDS encoding GNAT family N-acetyltransferase — translated: MRRIKSVSATSSIEELELEELVKAWPVVKQLRSQLTLEKFCETATKMPAYRAFVFQENGTILAYAGFSEQLNLYEGHHLFVYELVVDATKRHRGLGKILLDEVANEGKKQGCEQLVLTSGLEKAAAHQFYEKKMKLTKTSFVFRKAL
- the deoC gene encoding deoxyribose-phosphate aldolase, which encodes MQINKYIDHTILKADAPKSKVQQIIDEAKKYDFMSVCINPTWVSYAAEELKDTDVKVCTVIGFPLGANTSEVKAFEAKNALENGADEIDMVINIGAAKAGDWDLVEADIAAVNAVKADKLLKVIIETSLLTDEEKVKACEACVRVGVDFVKTSTGFSTGGATVADVKLMRQTVGPDMGVKASGGVHNLAEAQAMIDAGATRLGVSAGVAIMEGLTSDASY
- the coaA gene encoding type I pantothenate kinase, which produces MNEFINFDEISRETWQNLYKTSIAPLTHDELESIRSLNDEISLQDVQDVYLPLVHLLRLYKKNLEDMSFSKGLFLQKIVKTPPLIIGISGSVAVGKSTTARLVQVLLSRAFPKLTVDLVTTDGFLFTTKELKDRGILDRKGFPESYDMERLTDFLYHVKEGEKCQVPIYSHETYDILPDQNQLIDSPDILIVEGINVLQNPQNQMLYISDFYDFSIYVDADEKLIEKWYLERFDSLLKLAKSDETNFYHQFTKMPADKVVNLARETWARVNRVNLREYIEPTRNRAEVILHKSEKHYIDKIYLKKF
- a CDS encoding pyrimidine-nucleoside phosphorylase, which gives rise to MSYRMVDLIQKKREGGAFSKPEINWIIENYVSGAVPDYQMSALAMAIYFKGMTTEETAALTMAMVHSGKEFDLSSIAGVKVDKHSTGGVGDKVTLILAPLVASFGVPVAKMSGRGLGHTGGTLDKLESIPGFNIEKTEAGFIEQVKETGIAVIGQSDELVKADKLLYALRDVTATVDIIPLIASSVMSKKIAAGSDAILLDVTVGDGAFMKSVEDARVLARTMVDLGRSVGRETVAVITNMSQPLGFAIGNRNEITEAVQTLKGQAPQAFQEFIAELAQIMLQLAGVEKTIPEILEHLHNGAAYAKFVAMVKAQGGDPSAFENLTAPLKVKNTLEIRADKAGFISCEKALGIGIVAMKLGAGRATKADKIDFEAGVTLAKKVGDAVAVGDLIATLYSNQAITEELVREFTDNLVISDEQVHQKEILEIVR
- a CDS encoding cation diffusion facilitator family transporter translates to MAEEKKSSGMFAVLAALGANVLVAISKFIGFGLSGSAAMLNESIHSVVDCGNQILLLFGDRRSRQASSNLHQFGEARAKYFFSMIVATFLFFGGGVIGVMEAYDKLVHPAHSVENPWIVIGILLIGMLIEGSSLRVAFKEIAELNTEKLPIFKFLHESRHSEILVIFAEDLCAIIGLILALLGTALTMITGNPMFDAISGLMIGLLLMAAAIFLTREFYSLIVGERVTDSDLVKILRPFERSEIERVINVRTVHLGPTEILIAAKIDLVNELVLEDYEIVNQIEAEIRRSLPDKKCYIYIEIDEFDEHYQR
- a CDS encoding class I SAM-dependent methyltransferase encodes the protein MVKTNMYYEDNRDLAHDLQKLTVELLDLPMHFLTDRGVFSKNAIDYGSRVLLENYEPEMAKTLLDVGCGYGTLGLTLAKKFDLAVTMVDVNGRALELCQQNAQNNAVSPVEIKRSDRYENISESYDAIISNPPIRAGKEVVHGILTGAFDHLNTGGHLTIVIQKKQGAPSAQKKMEEVFGNCEIIAKDKGYFILRSYKK